In a genomic window of Aestuariirhabdus haliotis:
- a CDS encoding DUF4404 family protein, translated as MPKQRLHEQVTNLRKVIDDVEAVDECTTAELRLIADEINQALNEPELETPSETLLNKLEEEAIRFGESHPAIATATRQVMEVLKNIGV; from the coding sequence ATGCCTAAACAGCGGTTGCACGAACAGGTTACTAACCTGCGCAAAGTGATTGACGATGTCGAGGCGGTGGATGAATGCACTACCGCTGAATTGCGCTTAATCGCCGATGAGATCAATCAGGCGCTGAACGAGCCGGAGCTCGAGACGCCGTCCGAAACCCTGTTAAACAAACTGGAGGAAGAAGCAATACGGTTTGGCGAGAGTCATCCCGCGATCGCAACCGCCACCCGTCAGGTTATGGAAGTGTTGAAAAACATTGGCGTCTAG
- a CDS encoding sterol desaturase family protein, with amino-acid sequence MSEERWLNYMEFMSFNIYDWILVFACLFLGLEILNDAVTRRFSGERLLETATSVFTQVPYYFSEIIIFGSAVYLYFMIYEWIPWKIPVNGYSAVLVLLLADLTYYIEHYAIHRIRLFWLAHSVHHSSSVYNTATAFRFSLFDPVVSVLFHLPLVLMGFNPIMIFAAEVLVQAYQFWIHNEMIGKLGPLEWFFNTPSHHRVHHGSDSKYIDKNFGGILIIWDRIFGTFQKEEELPTYGLTTPMTSKNPITVQFFEFSRLYKDLTGAKSRSVFIRYLIKPPGWQPKNKC; translated from the coding sequence GTGAGTGAAGAGCGTTGGCTGAACTACATGGAATTTATGTCGTTCAATATCTACGACTGGATACTGGTTTTTGCTTGCCTGTTTCTGGGCTTGGAAATTTTGAACGATGCAGTAACTCGTCGCTTCAGTGGCGAGCGTTTGCTAGAAACTGCTACCAGCGTATTTACCCAGGTACCCTATTATTTTTCGGAAATAATCATATTTGGTAGCGCCGTATACCTCTATTTTATGATTTATGAATGGATTCCCTGGAAGATTCCAGTAAATGGCTACAGTGCCGTACTGGTCTTACTACTGGCTGACCTGACCTACTACATTGAACACTACGCCATACATCGGATTCGCTTATTCTGGCTGGCTCACTCGGTCCATCACAGCTCCAGCGTTTACAATACCGCTACTGCATTTCGCTTCAGCCTGTTCGACCCGGTGGTTTCGGTACTCTTTCACCTGCCGCTGGTATTGATGGGTTTTAATCCCATAATGATCTTTGCTGCTGAAGTATTAGTACAGGCTTATCAATTCTGGATTCATAACGAAATGATCGGAAAACTTGGGCCCCTGGAATGGTTTTTTAATACGCCATCTCACCACCGGGTTCATCACGGATCTGACTCAAAATATATCGATAAAAATTTTGGCGGAATCTTAATTATCTGGGACCGGATCTTCGGCACATTTCAAAAAGAGGAAGAGTTACCCACCTACGGGCTTACGACTCCCATGACCAGCAAAAACCCTATTACTGTACAGTTCTTTGAATTTTCACGTCTCTATAAGGATCTGACGGGAGCTAAGAGTCGGTCGGTGTTTATTCGTTATCTGATAAAGCCGCCTGGATGGCAACCCAAAAACAAGTGTTAA
- a CDS encoding TetR/AcrR family transcriptional regulator, protein MPYSKAHKAQTRQSILQSARLLFSSKGYSAVTVDEVMHNCSLTRGAFYAHFNSKSELYKAALEYSASNSELARIKPEGLSSKEWLGELLDTYLSLEHVNGSTPCPLAFLATDIVSRDETAKQAYTQTYKNMNALLLTYAGGKKNADKEAILSLTSMIIGAVAVARTLQDQGLVKNILYSCRQQARQILEGI, encoded by the coding sequence ATGCCCTATTCAAAAGCCCATAAAGCACAAACCCGCCAGAGTATTCTGCAAAGTGCCCGCTTACTGTTTTCCAGCAAAGGATATAGTGCTGTAACGGTGGATGAAGTGATGCACAATTGCTCGCTGACACGAGGCGCTTTTTACGCGCACTTCAACAGCAAGTCTGAGCTCTATAAGGCGGCGCTGGAGTATTCTGCCAGTAACAGTGAATTGGCACGTATAAAGCCCGAGGGGCTATCATCTAAAGAGTGGTTAGGGGAGCTGCTCGACACCTACCTGAGCCTCGAACATGTGAATGGCAGCACACCTTGTCCCCTGGCTTTTCTGGCCACGGATATCGTGTCGCGCGACGAAACGGCCAAGCAAGCCTACACCCAGACCTATAAAAATATGAACGCACTGCTTCTGACGTACGCAGGGGGCAAAAAAAACGCTGACAAAGAAGCTATCCTGTCTCTGACTTCGATGATTATTGGCGCCGTGGCGGTGGCAAGAACGCTGCAAGATCAGGGTCTGGTTAAAAACATCCTATACTCTTGCCGCCAACAAGCTCGCCAGATTCTGGAAGGGATTTAG
- the elbB gene encoding isoprenoid biosynthesis glyoxalase ElbB: MGKRVAVILSGCGVFDGSEIYESVITLLRLDSSGSSYQCFAPDIPQYHVINHLTGEEMPEQRNVLIEAARLARGDIKALRDLDADLFDALIVPGGFGAAKNLSDFAVKGSELNVLPELQRVVTDFHESSKPVGLVCIAPAMAGKLFAKGVTCTIGDDADTASAIEATGAVHQDCGVDGIIVDETFRLVTTPAYMLAGRLTEAASGINQLVDKVLEMA; the protein is encoded by the coding sequence ATGGGCAAACGCGTAGCGGTTATTCTATCAGGGTGTGGAGTGTTCGATGGTTCCGAAATCTATGAGTCGGTTATTACCTTGTTGCGACTCGATAGCAGCGGTAGCAGTTACCAGTGTTTTGCCCCGGATATTCCCCAGTACCATGTGATCAATCACCTGACCGGTGAAGAGATGCCGGAACAGCGCAATGTGCTGATAGAGGCCGCACGCCTGGCCCGGGGAGACATTAAAGCACTCAGGGATCTGGACGCCGACCTGTTCGATGCCCTGATTGTTCCCGGGGGGTTCGGTGCGGCCAAAAACCTGTCCGATTTTGCCGTTAAAGGCAGTGAATTGAACGTCTTGCCCGAATTGCAGCGGGTGGTGACAGACTTCCACGAGTCGAGCAAGCCGGTGGGGTTGGTCTGCATAGCTCCGGCGATGGCAGGAAAACTCTTTGCCAAGGGGGTTACCTGTACCATTGGTGACGATGCCGATACCGCCTCCGCGATCGAAGCAACCGGTGCCGTGCATCAAGACTGTGGCGTCGATGGCATTATCGTTGACGAAACATTTCGCTTAGTGACGACACCGGCCTATATGTTGGCGGGTCGACTCACGGAAGCGGCCAGCGGAATTAATCAGTTGGTCGATAAAGTTCTGGAGATGGCGTGA
- a CDS encoding SLC13 family permease gives MNSEILFVLGLLLVTVALFIWDRVRMDLVAMGVVLVLALSGVITPAEAVSGFGNSIVVMIAALFVVGEALFRTGVAAATGNWILRVGGHTEQKLLLLLIPVVALLSAFMSSTGAVALFIPVVMSIARSTGMSPSRLLMPLAFAALIGGMLTLIGTPPNIVVSSLLTDAGLESFGFFDFTPIGFLVLVVGMAYLILVASHLLPQAAVERDKNGQRRLSDFAERYGIDQHLFRLQVLPGSPLIGKTVVNAGVRTDYEITLFGIRRQGKLLSSMLPVLAETQMESGDLIMIYGELSEVLKFCEEQRCAEMGFPEVERERARNEFGVAEVLVYPQSRLIGKTIKSGRFREQYQLSVIGMKRNNEPLVAQFNGEPLQAGDSLLLLGGWRYIEALQSNHDFLIVDTPAELHEVPTRANKAPLALAIMLGMLVAMVAGWLPSLSAILVAAVAMVVTGCVTLPEAYRSFNAMSLVLIAGMLPLALAMDKTGALALLADQLILHLGDSSPLIACLVFFLLTSIFSQFISNTATTVLVAPIALATAEGLNMSPAPFMMMVAIAASTAFCTPIASPVNTLVLGPGNYRFIDFVKVGVPLQLLALVVAIVAVPWLFPFVG, from the coding sequence GTGAACTCTGAGATTCTATTTGTACTGGGCCTGCTGCTGGTCACGGTGGCTCTGTTTATTTGGGACCGGGTACGTATGGATCTGGTCGCCATGGGGGTCGTGCTGGTATTGGCATTGTCTGGTGTGATTACTCCGGCTGAAGCTGTGTCCGGTTTTGGCAACAGCATCGTGGTGATGATCGCGGCGCTTTTTGTGGTCGGCGAAGCCTTGTTCCGCACCGGCGTGGCGGCGGCTACCGGCAACTGGATTTTGCGAGTCGGCGGTCATACCGAGCAAAAATTATTGTTGTTGCTGATTCCGGTGGTGGCCCTGTTGTCAGCCTTTATGAGCTCCACGGGTGCGGTTGCGTTGTTTATTCCGGTGGTAATGAGTATTGCTCGCAGTACCGGTATGAGCCCTTCTCGCTTATTGATGCCTCTGGCATTTGCTGCCCTGATCGGCGGCATGCTCACACTGATCGGCACACCGCCTAATATTGTGGTCAGTAGCCTGCTAACCGATGCCGGCCTGGAGAGTTTTGGTTTCTTCGACTTTACCCCCATCGGTTTTTTGGTGCTGGTGGTTGGTATGGCCTATCTGATTCTGGTTGCCAGTCATCTGTTGCCTCAGGCAGCGGTCGAGCGTGATAAAAATGGCCAGAGGCGCCTGAGTGATTTTGCCGAACGCTATGGTATTGATCAGCATCTGTTTCGCTTGCAAGTGCTGCCTGGGTCGCCATTGATTGGCAAGACAGTAGTCAATGCGGGAGTGCGTACGGACTACGAAATCACCCTGTTTGGTATTCGTCGGCAGGGCAAGTTGTTGTCCAGCATGCTGCCGGTATTGGCTGAAACCCAAATGGAAAGTGGCGATCTGATAATGATCTATGGCGAGTTATCAGAAGTGCTGAAGTTTTGCGAAGAGCAACGTTGTGCAGAAATGGGCTTTCCGGAAGTGGAACGGGAACGAGCGCGCAATGAGTTCGGGGTCGCCGAGGTCTTGGTGTATCCCCAATCTCGCCTGATCGGTAAAACCATAAAATCAGGCCGATTTCGTGAGCAATATCAACTCAGTGTTATTGGCATGAAGCGTAACAATGAACCTTTGGTCGCCCAGTTTAATGGTGAGCCTTTACAGGCCGGTGACAGTTTATTGTTGCTGGGAGGCTGGAGATATATTGAAGCCCTGCAAAGCAATCATGATTTCCTGATTGTTGATACACCGGCAGAACTGCACGAGGTCCCGACTCGCGCTAACAAAGCGCCGCTGGCGTTGGCGATTATGCTTGGCATGCTGGTGGCGATGGTTGCGGGCTGGTTACCCAGCCTCAGTGCAATTTTGGTAGCTGCCGTTGCCATGGTCGTTACCGGCTGTGTGACCTTGCCTGAAGCCTATCGCTCGTTTAATGCCATGAGTCTGGTATTGATTGCCGGCATGTTACCGCTGGCACTCGCAATGGATAAAACCGGTGCGCTGGCATTGCTTGCGGATCAATTAATTCTCCACCTGGGCGATAGTTCACCGTTGATTGCGTGTCTGGTATTTTTTCTGCTGACTTCGATCTTCAGCCAATTTATTTCCAATACGGCGACCACGGTGCTGGTAGCGCCTATTGCCCTGGCGACTGCCGAGGGGCTGAATATGAGCCCCGCTCCCTTTATGATGATGGTGGCCATCGCAGCCTCTACCGCGTTTTGTACCCCTATTGCGTCGCCGGTCAATACTCTGGTGCTCGGACCGGGAAATTACCGCTTTATCGACTTTGTTAAAGTCGGTGTGCCTCTGCAGTTGTTGGCATTGGTCGTGGCGATAGTTGCCGTGCCCTGGTTGTTCCCGTTTGTCGGCTAG
- a CDS encoding hemerythrin domain-containing protein: MQQLIERLYEDHKHLSRVINCLQKEMYGFSGGPDAPDMSVILDAMDYIRNYPDAFHHPLEDRIYAQMESRISDTELLQMLQRIELQHHQLHALSTRLQNDFHAIANDQAMPVERLLNDFQAYHELIAEHMKCENRYLIPAIEQYLQPEELEAIREELDARPDPMFGGQLLAQYEGLYKYLIESEQAA, encoded by the coding sequence ATGCAACAGCTAATCGAACGTTTATACGAAGACCATAAACACCTGAGCCGTGTGATTAACTGTCTGCAGAAAGAGATGTACGGCTTTTCGGGTGGCCCGGATGCGCCGGATATGTCGGTGATCCTGGATGCCATGGACTACATTCGTAATTACCCCGATGCCTTTCATCATCCACTGGAAGACCGCATCTATGCGCAGATGGAATCGCGCATAAGCGATACTGAGTTGTTGCAAATGCTGCAGCGGATCGAGTTACAGCATCATCAACTGCATGCCCTGAGCACCCGCTTGCAGAATGACTTCCATGCCATTGCTAACGATCAGGCGATGCCGGTTGAACGCCTGTTGAATGACTTCCAGGCCTACCACGAGTTGATAGCCGAACACATGAAGTGTGAAAACCGCTACCTGATACCGGCGATCGAACAGTATCTGCAGCCGGAAGAGCTGGAAGCGATCCGCGAAGAGCTGGATGCCCGACCCGACCCCATGTTTGGTGGCCAATTGCTGGCCCAGTATGAGGGACTGTATAAGTATCTGATCGAAAGCGAACAGGCCGCCTAG
- a CDS encoding thioesterase family protein: MNEVEEFLPEIRQAVIDFMNRVPFNKVVGFTLTDITPEKVTMTLPMRPELVGNFITGILHGGVISSMIDVAGGAMSLVGAFRKLEHLPLEERVQRLSKIGTIDLRVDYLKPGRGERFEVEATLLRAGNKVAVTRAEFFNDKGELCAVGTGTYLCG, encoded by the coding sequence ATGAATGAAGTAGAAGAGTTCCTACCCGAAATCCGCCAGGCGGTGATCGATTTTATGAACCGGGTTCCTTTTAACAAGGTAGTCGGTTTTACGCTGACCGATATCACCCCGGAAAAGGTCACCATGACGTTGCCCATGCGCCCGGAGCTGGTGGGTAATTTTATTACCGGTATCCTCCACGGTGGGGTGATTTCGTCGATGATTGATGTGGCGGGTGGTGCCATGTCCCTGGTTGGGGCCTTTCGTAAACTGGAACATTTACCGCTGGAAGAGCGTGTACAGCGTTTGTCTAAAATCGGCACCATCGATCTGCGTGTCGATTATTTGAAACCCGGACGAGGTGAGCGATTTGAGGTGGAAGCGACCCTGCTGAGAGCCGGGAACAAGGTAGCGGTAACACGGGCCGAATTTTTTAATGACAAGGGAGAACTCTGTGCCGTAGGTACCGGAACCTATCTCTGCGGTTAA
- a CDS encoding sterol desaturase family protein has translation MNTDAPMNYIVYAIPVFFGLILIELIAGWLRQRDYYRINDGINSLSAGMFSITSGVLSKTLTLAIYLLAYEQFSLAQWNSDSLWLWLAAFVAYDFCYYWAHRLGHEINILWAAHSVHHQSEEYNLTTALRQTSSGFVFGWIFFLPMALAGVPPLVFAVVAAANLLYQFWVHTRHIPKLGWLEWIFVTPSNHRVHHAQNSRYLDRNYGGVFIIWDRLLGTFAEESDEEKIIYGVRKPLASWNPLWANLQHYVQMLQDARHATRWQDRLSIWVRPTGWRPADVAERYPLKRTDLDNFTPFDTRIPSALTVYLMFQFLVMIVFTTWIMAVSHLHPLWFTGLLTALQGYSLFCIGYMLEGREGFVKHEKWRMALSAASAVLLVALDQLSFSTTEWIWLLGYFVLSSAWLTRLERGLSLQALASAAE, from the coding sequence ATGAATACTGACGCGCCAATGAACTATATCGTGTACGCCATTCCCGTTTTCTTTGGCCTAATTCTGATCGAACTGATCGCCGGCTGGCTGCGCCAACGTGATTACTACCGCATTAATGATGGCATCAACAGTCTCAGCGCCGGCATGTTCAGTATTACCTCGGGGGTTCTGAGCAAGACGCTGACGTTGGCTATCTATCTGCTGGCCTATGAGCAATTCAGCCTGGCACAGTGGAACAGTGACAGCCTATGGCTTTGGCTTGCAGCCTTCGTGGCTTACGATTTTTGCTATTACTGGGCGCATCGACTGGGGCACGAGATCAATATTCTCTGGGCGGCCCATTCGGTGCACCATCAGAGCGAAGAGTACAATCTGACCACCGCGCTGCGACAAACCAGTTCCGGGTTTGTTTTCGGCTGGATTTTCTTCCTGCCGATGGCACTGGCGGGAGTTCCGCCGCTGGTTTTTGCGGTGGTCGCGGCGGCTAATCTGCTGTATCAATTCTGGGTTCATACCCGCCACATTCCCAAGCTGGGCTGGCTGGAATGGATCTTCGTCACCCCCTCCAACCATCGCGTGCACCACGCCCAGAACAGCCGTTACCTGGACCGTAACTACGGCGGCGTCTTTATTATCTGGGATCGGCTGCTCGGCACCTTTGCCGAAGAGAGTGACGAGGAAAAAATTATCTATGGCGTACGCAAACCCCTGGCCAGCTGGAACCCACTGTGGGCCAATCTGCAACATTATGTACAGATGCTGCAGGACGCCCGTCACGCGACTCGCTGGCAGGACCGACTATCCATCTGGGTGCGTCCCACGGGCTGGCGCCCTGCCGATGTCGCTGAGCGTTACCCTCTGAAGCGCACCGATCTGGATAACTTCACACCCTTCGATACACGAATTCCCTCTGCGTTAACGGTCTACCTGATGTTTCAGTTCCTGGTGATGATCGTTTTCACGACCTGGATCATGGCGGTCAGTCACCTGCACCCTCTGTGGTTTACCGGGCTGCTGACGGCGTTGCAGGGCTACAGCCTGTTTTGCATCGGTTATATGCTGGAGGGCCGGGAAGGATTCGTTAAACATGAAAAGTGGCGTATGGCACTGAGTGCCGCCAGCGCAGTGCTGCTAGTCGCCCTGGATCAGCTCAGCTTTTCCACCACCGAGTGGATCTGGCTACTGGGTTACTTTGTGTTGTCATCGGCCTGGCTGACCCGGCTGGAGCGTGGCCTGAGCTTGCAAGCCCTGGCTTCTGCCGCGGAGTAA
- a CDS encoding TetR/AcrR family transcriptional regulator, whose amino-acid sequence MGRPSKKEERTEEILDAFYRCVARYGLDGSTLERVAEESGLKRSLVRHFVGNREALESLLVDRVLEQSLQQWRGFIDALPARNRCDHLLQGLFSDQYSDAEYILVIESLIFSSARDKVLRLRMQEWMQRFTDDITLILKSDHPKSADQDLEAVSFGLISLYFNLDSLAPLGLNQRYRQPACIAAQHLLNSLTTN is encoded by the coding sequence ATGGGCCGTCCAAGCAAGAAAGAGGAGCGCACCGAAGAGATCCTCGATGCCTTTTACCGATGCGTTGCTCGCTATGGCCTCGATGGCAGCACTCTGGAACGAGTCGCGGAAGAATCCGGCCTAAAACGCAGCCTGGTTCGTCACTTTGTCGGTAACCGTGAAGCGTTGGAATCTTTGCTGGTAGACCGTGTACTCGAACAATCATTGCAGCAATGGCGCGGCTTTATCGATGCCTTACCGGCGCGCAATCGTTGCGACCATCTCTTGCAAGGCCTGTTCAGCGATCAGTACAGTGATGCGGAGTATATTCTGGTGATTGAGTCCCTTATTTTCTCATCCGCTCGCGACAAAGTCCTGCGTCTGCGGATGCAGGAATGGATGCAGCGTTTTACCGACGACATAACCCTTATCCTGAAAAGTGATCACCCAAAATCAGCCGATCAGGATCTTGAGGCGGTTTCTTTTGGCCTTATTTCCCTCTATTTCAACCTCGATTCTCTTGCGCCCTTAGGGCTAAACCAACGCTACCGTCAACCGGCCTGTATTGCGGCGCAACATCTCCTCAATTCTTTAACAACCAACTAA
- a CDS encoding MAPEG family protein — translation MIYAMFTLTILTFVVGFLTVKARVAAVKDGALSPGYFRLMQGQDVPETVTKTTRCFNNLFEVPVLFYVVCTLYIALGIDSQVALLVAWIFVAARGAQAYIHITHNHVMHRMLSFAASVVCVLMLWIYLIMYMG, via the coding sequence ATGATCTACGCCATGTTTACACTGACTATTCTGACTTTTGTGGTCGGTTTCCTGACGGTAAAGGCAAGAGTGGCCGCCGTTAAAGATGGCGCACTTTCTCCCGGCTATTTCAGGCTGATGCAGGGGCAAGATGTACCCGAGACGGTAACCAAAACGACGCGCTGTTTTAACAACCTGTTTGAAGTTCCGGTGCTTTTTTATGTGGTTTGTACTCTCTATATTGCGCTAGGAATAGACAGTCAGGTAGCGCTATTGGTCGCCTGGATATTTGTGGCGGCACGAGGAGCCCAAGCCTATATCCATATCACTCATAACCATGTGATGCACAGAATGTTGTCGTTTGCAGCCTCGGTAGTTTGCGTTCTTATGCTCTGGATCTATCTGATAATGTATATGGGCTAG
- a CDS encoding dienelactone hydrolase family protein, whose translation MKTLSLWKLLLLMLLLMAVAIAVYGWPYRNAIFVTPKSGEQIAAELTPYFQLFKPEGKGPFPAVAVFHGCAGPEADLSLPRAAWLTRQGYVALLVDSFTGRGYQRSDVCSGTRFWGNQRVADVYAALSYLRDQPEVDGDNLALLGYSHGGWTLLDALAYDDERPIGALQATPGGLRGVKAVVAYYPYCEFPAHSATGWKANIPVLGLLAGQDSVVDVEACLRLFERMQAENKALDYELYAQAEHVFDAESRPDYYDPVAANKALQVMADFLERQLASN comes from the coding sequence ATGAAAACACTTTCTCTGTGGAAACTGTTGTTATTGATGTTGCTACTGATGGCCGTGGCCATTGCCGTGTATGGCTGGCCCTACCGTAACGCGATCTTCGTTACGCCCAAAAGTGGCGAACAGATCGCCGCTGAGCTGACCCCCTACTTCCAACTGTTCAAGCCAGAGGGGAAAGGGCCCTTTCCTGCGGTTGCCGTCTTTCATGGCTGTGCTGGTCCCGAGGCCGACCTGTCTTTGCCGCGGGCTGCCTGGCTAACCCGTCAGGGGTACGTAGCCTTGCTGGTGGACAGCTTCACAGGGCGAGGTTATCAGCGCAGTGATGTTTGCAGCGGTACCCGCTTCTGGGGTAATCAGCGAGTAGCGGACGTCTATGCAGCGCTGTCCTACCTGCGGGATCAACCCGAGGTGGATGGGGATAATCTGGCCTTGCTGGGTTATTCCCATGGTGGCTGGACCTTGCTCGATGCTCTGGCTTACGACGATGAGCGTCCAATCGGGGCCTTGCAGGCAACCCCGGGTGGTTTGCGAGGGGTCAAGGCCGTGGTGGCTTATTACCCCTATTGCGAATTCCCTGCGCATTCGGCGACCGGCTGGAAAGCCAATATACCGGTACTTGGGTTGTTGGCCGGACAGGATTCCGTGGTCGATGTGGAGGCTTGTTTGCGGTTGTTTGAGCGGATGCAGGCAGAAAACAAAGCATTGGACTATGAACTCTATGCCCAGGCCGAGCATGTTTTTGATGCCGAGAGTCGACCCGACTATTACGATCCTGTCGCGGCCAACAAGGCATTGCAGGTGATGGCTGATTTTCTCGAGCGTCAGCTGGCAAGTAATTGA
- a CDS encoding fumarylacetoacetate hydrolase family protein yields MSYQHQWYQGPRIDLPLGKVVCIGRNYAEHARELNNPIPEQPILFIKPATCVVPLEQPLQLPQRWGPVHYETELAILVGQPLSAATPIEAVEAIVGIGLALDLTLREMQSELKAKGHPWERAKSFDGACPLSPFLPPDQLGPLGALEFTLEINGEVRQRGHSDQMLTAIPQLLAHASESFTLMPGDVVLTGTPAGVGVLQQGDQLALELQTLGQFLTRVT; encoded by the coding sequence ATGTCTTATCAGCACCAATGGTATCAAGGACCAAGGATCGATCTGCCATTGGGAAAAGTGGTCTGCATCGGCAGGAATTACGCCGAGCACGCGCGGGAACTGAATAATCCGATCCCTGAGCAGCCCATTCTCTTTATCAAACCGGCGACTTGCGTTGTGCCCTTGGAACAGCCACTCCAACTCCCTCAGCGTTGGGGGCCGGTGCATTATGAAACCGAATTAGCGATCCTGGTCGGGCAGCCCCTGAGTGCGGCGACGCCTATTGAGGCGGTTGAGGCCATAGTGGGCATAGGCTTGGCGCTGGACCTGACATTGCGCGAGATGCAGTCAGAGCTTAAAGCCAAGGGTCACCCCTGGGAACGGGCTAAATCCTTTGATGGTGCCTGTCCGTTGAGTCCTTTCTTGCCGCCCGATCAGTTAGGGCCTCTGGGCGCCCTGGAATTCACCCTGGAGATCAATGGTGAGGTGCGACAGCGTGGCCACAGCGACCAGATGTTGACCGCCATTCCTCAGTTGCTGGCCCATGCCAGCGAAAGCTTTACTCTGATGCCCGGTGATGTGGTGCTGACCGGAACACCGGCCGGGGTTGGCGTGTTGCAGCAGGGGGATCAACTAGCCCTCGAGTTACAGACGCTAGGGCAATTCTTGACCCGGGTTACGTAG
- a CDS encoding AbgT family transporter: protein MSNDVLASEPTKPPAPQGSPRIERFLNTIEYAGNKLPDPAILFLCAMIAVWLLSAILSQFSLDLIHPASGEVVAVTNLLTGERLAEFLSSMVTTFTSFAPLGIVLVAMLGVGVAEQSGFINTGLKKLLSITSPRFLTPTLVLVAIMSHTAADAGYVLVIPLGAIIFQAAGRHPLAGIAAAFAGVSGGFAANFIPSGIDPLLQGFTQSAAQILDPDYLVNPLSNIFFTGVSSVLIVLLGWYVTDKIVEPRLSKVAVDADAREGDDLSGYSQRESSAFRWAVLAMAAGIGLLVFAAWPETSPLRSQAGELTAFSAPLMQSIVPLIFLLFVIPGVVYGLRSGTFKRASDVIDAMSNTMNTMGSYMVMAFFCALFIKAFADSNLGAVIALSGAELLQSLELSGGVTIVGLIFLVAFVNLIVGSASAKWALIGPVLVPMLMAVGISPELTQAAYRVGDSASNIITPLMVYFPLVVVYCQRYVKNTGIGTLVSMMLPYSVTFLIFWPLFLLAYWGLGLPLGIQAPYGYPAP from the coding sequence ATGAGCAACGATGTACTGGCTTCCGAACCGACCAAACCGCCTGCCCCGCAGGGATCACCTCGCATAGAACGTTTTCTGAACACCATCGAATACGCGGGTAATAAACTGCCCGATCCGGCCATTTTGTTTTTATGTGCCATGATCGCTGTGTGGTTGTTGTCGGCGATACTGTCCCAATTTTCTCTCGATTTGATCCATCCTGCCTCTGGGGAAGTGGTTGCGGTCACTAACCTGTTAACCGGTGAACGACTGGCCGAGTTTCTCTCCTCTATGGTGACCACCTTCACCAGTTTTGCCCCCCTAGGCATTGTGCTGGTGGCGATGTTGGGGGTCGGTGTGGCCGAACAATCGGGCTTTATCAATACCGGGCTGAAAAAGCTGCTCAGTATTACCTCCCCTCGATTTTTAACCCCGACACTGGTTTTGGTGGCGATCATGAGCCACACCGCAGCCGATGCCGGTTATGTGCTGGTGATACCGCTGGGAGCGATCATCTTCCAGGCGGCTGGTCGGCACCCTCTGGCGGGTATTGCCGCGGCCTTTGCCGGAGTCTCCGGTGGTTTTGCGGCCAATTTTATTCCCTCGGGTATCGATCCCCTGTTGCAGGGCTTTACCCAGTCTGCGGCGCAAATTCTTGATCCGGACTATCTGGTTAACCCGCTCAGTAATATCTTCTTCACCGGAGTGTCATCGGTCCTGATCGTGTTACTGGGATGGTACGTGACCGATAAAATTGTTGAGCCGAGATTATCGAAAGTAGCCGTTGATGCCGATGCCCGTGAAGGGGATGATCTGAGTGGCTATAGCCAGCGGGAGAGCAGTGCATTCCGTTGGGCTGTACTGGCCATGGCTGCAGGCATTGGCTTGCTGGTGTTCGCGGCTTGGCCGGAAACCTCGCCTTTACGCTCACAAGCGGGCGAATTGACCGCTTTCTCGGCACCACTGATGCAGTCGATTGTGCCGTTGATCTTCCTGCTGTTTGTGATTCCTGGTGTTGTATATGGCCTGCGCTCAGGTACCTTCAAACGCGCCAGCGATGTCATCGACGCGATGAGCAACACCATGAACACCATGGGTTCCTACATGGTCATGGCTTTCTTCTGCGCCCTGTTTATCAAGGCCTTCGCCGACTCAAACCTGGGGGCGGTGATAGCCCTGAGCGGTGCCGAATTACTGCAATCTCTTGAGTTGTCCGGGGGCGTGACCATTGTCGGGCTGATCTTTCTGGTGGCTTTCGTCAACCTGATAGTGGGGTCAGCATCGGCTAAATGGGCTCTTATCGGACCGGTTCTGGTGCCCATGTTGATGGCAGTGGGGATTTCTCCGGAGCTGACTCAGGCGGCGTACCGTGTCGGTGACTCGGCTTCCAATATCATTACCCCGTTGATGGTCTACTTCCCGCTGGTGGTGGTGTATTGCCAGCGCTACGTGAAGAACACGGGGATCGGGACGCTGGTGTCCATGATGTTGCCTTATTCGGTCACCTTCCTGATTTTCTGGCCACTGTTTCTGCTGGCTTACTGGGGACTGGGGCTGCCACTGGGTATTCAGGCGCCCTATGGTTATCCGGCACCCTGA